The nucleotide sequence GAGAAGACGCTCTTCAAGGTAGCCGATTCCATTTTTGCGTCAGGCTACCTCACCGAAGGCGGCCAGAGTCTCGAAGAGACCTTCCGCACCATCGAGGCGGCTGGCTTCACCTGGCAAGTAGAAAGCGAATCATCCCACTAACTTCAAAAAATACTGGTGAATGCTTGTGTCGCTATTGAGTTCCGGATGGAACGAAAGCGCAATTTGGTTCTTGTAGCGAACGGCAACGATTTGCTCCAGCGCGTCGGCTCTATTTGAGCTTGCCGTACGTGAAAGGATTTCGACGCCTTCGCCGACCGATTCAAAGAAGGGCGCGCGAATAAAGGTCTGCGGCACTTTTCCGATGTGAGCGACTTCGTTTTCCGTAAAGAAGCTGCCGAGTTGCCGACCATAGGCATTGCGGCGGATAATCGCGGGGAGCGTCGCGAAATGCGCATTGTTTTCGCCGGCAATTTTTTCGGCAAGGAGGATTGCGCCGGCACATGTTGCGAGTACGGGCAGGCCTTCGGCAATTTTTTTACGAAGTGGCTCGAAAAGCCCTAAGTCGTGGAGCAGTTTTCCTTGCACGGTGCTTTCGCCACCGGGGAGCACAAGACCGTCCAAATGTCGGTTCAAGTCGCGCAACTGTCTGATTTCAAATGCTTCGGCGCCTAGCGATTCGAGGATGCGTTCATGTTCAATGAACGCCCCCTGCACCGCGAGCACGCCAATTTGCGGTTTGTTAATTCCCATTACTTCCCCCTTTCGGCCATCAGCAGCGCGATTTCCTGTTCGTTGATACCGACCATGGCTTCACCCAAGTCTTCAGAAAGCTTGGCGATAAGCTTTGCGTCGGTATAGTTGGTGACGGCCTGTACGATGGCGGCGGCACGCTTGGCGGGGTTACCTGACTTGAAGATTCCAGAACCTACGAAAACGCCTTCGGCACCGAGTTGCATCATGAGGGCGGCATCGGCGGGGGTGGCAACACCACCGGCAGCGAAGTTCACCACGGGAAGTTTCTTGTTGTCGTGAACGAAGCGCACCAGATCGTACGACACCTGGAGTTCCTTGGCGTGATTGAAGAGCTCGTCTTCGCGCATGCTCGAGATGCGGGCGATTTCCTGGTTCATCAGGCGCATGTGTCGTACGGCCTGGACGATGTCGCCCGTACCCGGCTCCCCTTTGGTACGGATCATCGATGCGCCTTCTTCGATACGGCGCAGCGCTTCGCCTAAGTCCTTCGCGCCGCACACGAACGGAACGTCAAATTCGCGCTTGTTGATGTGGAAAATGTCGTCGGCAGGAGAAAGCACTTCGCTTTCGTCGATGTAGTCGATCTCAATGGCCTGCAAAATTTGCGCTTCGGCAAAATGACCGATACGGCATTTGGCCATGACCGGGATAGAGACGGCGTCCTGAATACCTTTGATCATCTTGGGGTCGCTCATGCGCGATACACCGCCCGCAGCACGGATATCGGCCGGGATGCGTTCCAATGCCATCACGGCGGCGGCACCTGCGGCTTCGGCGATTTTGGCTTGTTCGGGGGTTGTCACATCCATAATGACACCGCCCTTGAGCATCTGGGCAAGATTCTTATTGAGTTCGTAACGGTTCTGGTCAGACATGTAAATCTCCTTGGTTGT is from Fibrobacter sp. UWT2 and encodes:
- the pdxT gene encoding pyridoxal 5'-phosphate synthase glutaminase subunit PdxT, with translation MGINKPQIGVLAVQGAFIEHERILESLGAEAFEIRQLRDLNRHLDGLVLPGGESTVQGKLLHDLGLFEPLRKKIAEGLPVLATCAGAILLAEKIAGENNAHFATLPAIIRRNAYGRQLGSFFTENEVAHIGKVPQTFIRAPFFESVGEGVEILSRTASSNRADALEQIVAVRYKNQIALSFHPELNSDTSIHQYFLKLVG
- the pdxS gene encoding pyridoxal 5'-phosphate synthase lyase subunit PdxS encodes the protein MSDQNRYELNKNLAQMLKGGVIMDVTTPEQAKIAEAAGAAAVMALERIPADIRAAGGVSRMSDPKMIKGIQDAVSIPVMAKCRIGHFAEAQILQAIEIDYIDESEVLSPADDIFHINKREFDVPFVCGAKDLGEALRRIEEGASMIRTKGEPGTGDIVQAVRHMRLMNQEIARISSMREDELFNHAKELQVSYDLVRFVHDNKKLPVVNFAAGGVATPADAALMMQLGAEGVFVGSGIFKSGNPAKRAAAIVQAVTNYTDAKLIAKLSEDLGEAMVGINEQEIALLMAERGK